The following proteins are co-located in the Eleginops maclovinus isolate JMC-PN-2008 ecotype Puerto Natales chromosome 23, JC_Emac_rtc_rv5, whole genome shotgun sequence genome:
- the map1lc3cl gene encoding microtubule-associated proteins 1A/1B light chain 3C: MAPFEKSMELMPFKQRKCLETRKDEVCSIRSKFPNKLPVIVERYVREKNLPLMDKTKFLVPFELTLGQFLCLLRNKISLESTQALFLLVAEKSMSCMSSSMGEVYTHYCDTDGFLYITYASQDMFGAPQPATSSPC, encoded by the exons GATGCCCTTCAAGCAAAGGAAATGCCTGG AAACAAGAAAAGATGAAGTATGCAGCATTCGGTCCAAATTCCCCAACAAATTACCT GTTATTGTTGAGCGTTACGTCCGTGAAAAGAATCTCCCCCTGATGGACAAAACAAAGTTCCTGGTTCCTTTCGAGCTCACCTTGGGTCAGTTCCTCTGCCTGCTCAG GAATAAGATTTCCCTGGAATCCACACAGGCTCTGTTCCTCCTGGTGGCAGAGAAGAGCATGTCCTGCATGTCCTCCAGCATGGGGGAGGTTTATACCCACTACTGTGACACCGACGGCTTCCTCTACATCACCTATGCCTCGCAGGACATGTTTGGAGCACCTCAACCTGCCACCAGCTCGCCTTGCTGA